One segment of Synergistales bacterium DNA contains the following:
- the cas2 gene encoding CRISPR-associated endonuclease Cas2, with protein sequence MFVIMVYDAFPKRGVKLLKVGRRYLNWVQNSVLEGELTPATFAHLKQEVKKIINEEYDSVIFYTWRTARYTKREILGKELAEQDNFI encoded by the coding sequence ATGTTCGTGATCATGGTCTATGATGCCTTCCCCAAACGCGGCGTCAAACTGCTCAAAGTGGGGCGCCGCTACCTCAACTGGGTGCAGAACTCCGTTTTGGAAGGCGAGTTGACCCCGGCCACCTTCGCCCACCTCAAGCAGGAGGTCAAAAAGATCATCAACGAGGAGTACGACAGCGTTATCTTCTACACCTGGCGCACCGCACGCTACACAAAGAGGGAGATCCTTGGCAAGGAGCTGGCGGAACAGGACAACTTCATCTGA
- the cas1b gene encoding type I-B CRISPR-associated endonuclease Cas1b, with protein MCRTLYMMNSGELRRKDNTIVVETESGKRYLPVETSDEIIVFGDVSLNKRFLEFCTKTQIMLHFFNHYGYYQGTYYPREHYNAGTVVLAQASTYLDEARRLNLARALVAGAFRNMAAVVTYYANRSRQELAPLAEQIDQARHRLDEAHDVRELMGYEGDTREQYYAFFDAVLAGEDFTFGSRSRRPPSNRLNALVSFLNSMCYILALSQIYRTHLDPRIGYLHETNFRRFSLNLDLAEIFKPILVDRLICSLINRSIINKSHFMKEAGGIYLNEKGRKAVLKHWEERMQATIEHKQLKRNVSYRRLVRMEAYKIEKHILGDQEYSPFVTRW; from the coding sequence TGGTGGAAACGGAGTCGGGCAAGCGCTATCTGCCCGTGGAGACCAGCGACGAGATCATCGTCTTCGGCGACGTCTCGCTGAACAAGCGCTTTCTGGAATTCTGCACCAAGACCCAGATCATGCTGCACTTCTTCAACCACTACGGCTACTACCAGGGAACCTACTATCCCCGGGAGCATTACAACGCCGGCACCGTGGTGCTCGCCCAGGCCTCCACCTATCTCGACGAGGCCAGGCGGCTCAACCTCGCCAGGGCGCTTGTCGCCGGGGCCTTCCGGAACATGGCTGCCGTGGTCACCTACTACGCCAACCGCAGCCGTCAGGAGCTCGCCCCGCTGGCCGAGCAGATCGACCAGGCCCGCCACAGGCTGGATGAGGCCCACGACGTGCGGGAACTCATGGGGTATGAAGGCGACACACGGGAGCAATACTACGCCTTCTTCGATGCCGTGCTGGCAGGGGAGGATTTCACCTTCGGCAGCCGGAGCCGGAGACCGCCCAGCAACAGGCTCAACGCCCTGGTCAGCTTTCTCAACAGCATGTGCTACATCCTCGCCCTCTCCCAGATCTACCGCACCCACCTGGACCCGCGGATCGGCTACCTCCACGAGACCAACTTCCGGCGCTTCAGCCTCAACCTCGACCTGGCGGAGATCTTCAAACCCATCCTGGTGGACCGGCTGATCTGCTCGCTGATCAACCGAAGCATCATCAACAAGAGCCACTTCATGAAGGAGGCCGGCGGGATCTACCTCAACGAAAAGGGGCGCAAGGCTGTGCTCAAGCACTGGGAGGAGCGCATGCAGGCCACCATCGAGCACAAGCAGCTCAAGCGGAACGTCAGCTACAGGAGACTGGTGAGGATGGAGGCCTACAAGATCGAAAAACATATCCTGGGCGACCAGGAGTACAGCCCCTTCGTGACACGGTGGTAG